GCTGACCCTCCACGAAGACGCTCGCATCCCCGCCGTCTTCCTCACCGGAGGCATCGGCATCACACCCGTCCGCAGCATCGTCCTTCAAGCTACGCACGACAAACTGGACCACCCACTCTTCGCCTTCTACTCCAACCGAACCCCGAACGACGCTGCCTTCCTCGACGAGCTGGCCGCCGCACAAAAGACGAATCCCAACTTCACCCTCATCGCCACCATGACAGAGGTAGAAAACTCTCACACCAAGTGGGACGGCGAAACCGGCTACATCACCGAAGCCATGCTCAAAAAGTATCTACCCGATCTTAGCCACCCGATCTACTACCTCAGCGGGCCACCCGAGATGGTCGCTGCCATGCAAAAGCTCCTCAAAAAATCCGGCGTGCAGGAAGCCAATATCCGCGCTGAAGAGTTTTCCGGTTATTAAGAGACCAGGAATTGGCTATTAAGTAGTTCAATATTAAATAATTGACTTAGTAAATAGTTGAATCACTAAACTATATTTCTGAGACAGAGACCCATGCTCAAGCTCAAACGAGTCTACGAAGCTCCCGCTAAAGAAGATGGCACTCGCATCCTCGTAGATCGCCTCTGGCCCCGAGGCCTGACGAAAGAAAAGGCCAAAGTCGATCTCTGGCTCAAAGACGTCGCTCCCAGCACCGAGCTAAGAAAATGGTTCGCCCACGATCCGGCCAAATGGCACGAATTTCAAACCCGCTACAAAGCCGAGCTGAAAAATAACCCCGAACAGGTAGCGCTCCTAAAGAAAGAAGTAGCCAAAGGCCCGGCAACCCTCCTCTACGGAGCCAAAGACGAACAGCACAACGAAGCCATCGTCCTCCAGCAGTTGCTAAATAAATAGCCCCAAAGCACATCACCTCGACCGGAGCTGTACGAGAGCACGTCATCTCGACCAAAGGCGGCGCTTCTTGCCGCCGTAGTGGAGAGACCCCTGTATTTCTTTGTCGGTTCTCAATGCGTGAATCGGTGTTCGCAGTCCATCATCCCCGGCTGGGAGCCGTCCCCAACAGCTCTCGCGCAATCACCATCCGCTGAATCTCGCTCGTCCCCTCGCCGATCGTGCACAGCTTCACATCGCGATAAAACTTCTCCGCCGGATAGTCCTTGATAAACCCATACCCTCCATGAATCTGCACGCCTTCCTCGCAGATGCGGCACGCCGCCTCGCTGGCAAACAACTTCGCCATCGCCGACTCCCGCGTCACCCGCAGCCCCTTATCCTTCATCTGCGCCGCACGCATCGTCAGCAGCCACGCAGCATCCAACTGGGTCGCCATATCCGCCAGCTTGAACTGGATCGCCTGAAACTCGCTGATTGCCTTGCCGAACTGCCGCCGCTGCTGCGCATACTTCATCGCCGCATCGAGCGCCCCCCGCGCCATCCCCAGGCTCAACGCGGCAATCGAAATCCTACCGCCATCCAATACCCGCATCGCATCCTTGAATCCCTCACCCAACTTCCCCACGAGGTTCTCCCCCGGAATCTCGCACTCCTCAAAGATCAGCTCCGAGGTATCGCTGGCGCGCAGCCCCAGCTTGTTCTCCTTCTTCCCTGCGCGAAACCCCTTCGTCCCTTTCTCCACCACAAACGCCGAGATGCCTCGCGTCCCTTGCTCACGGTCAGTCACCGCCAGCACCACCGCACAGTCGGCATAACTCCCATTCGTGATAAAGGTTTTGCTCCCATTCAGCACCCACTTATCGCCACGCTTCACCGCCGTCGTCCGCGCCCCCGCCGCATCCGACCCCGACCCCGGCTCGGTCAAGCCCCACGCTCCCAGCCACTCCCCGCTCGCCAGCTTCGACACCCACCTCTGCCGCTGCTCGTCGTTGCCCGCCAGCATAATGTGGTTCGTGCAAAGCGAGTTATGCGAAGCCACAATAATCCCCACGCTGCCATCGACCCGCGACAGCTCCTCCACCGCCAGCACGTATTCCACGTAGCCCATCCCCGCACCGCCCAGCGCCTCGGGAAAGATCACCCCCATCAACCCCATCGCTCCCAGCTTCTTCACCACCTCGGCAGGAAACAGACTCTTCTCGTCCCACTCCGAAACATGCGGCGCAATCTCCCGCTCGGCAAACGCCCGCACCTCTTTTCGCAACTGTTCCTGTTCGTCGGTCAGTCCAAACATCGGCGCACCCCCAAACCATAACTAAAACTAATCAAGCTATCACATCCACGCATACTTCGGCATCAAAAGAAAGAGCCCAGCATCGCTGCTGGGCCTTTCTAAAGAATCCTGCTAAAGCTATCCGCGCAATGCCATCTGCTCGGTAACAATCTGCGTCAAATCAGGCTTCTTCAAGCCATGCTGCTCTTCATTGAACTTGTCCACCTTACTCGACCAGTTCATGCTGCAGAACTTCGGCCCGCACATCGAGCAGAAAGCCGCTTCCTTGTAGTAGTCATCCGGCAGCGTCTCATCGTGCATCCCCCGAGCCGTATCCGGGTCAAGCGACAGCGCAAACTGCTTGTCCCAGTCGAACGTATACCGCGCATGCGAGATCGCATCGTCCCGATCGCGTGCTCCCGGACGGTGTCGCGCAATATCAGCCGCATGAGCAGCAATCTTGTAGGCGATGATGCCGTCCTTTACGTCCTTCTCATTCGGCAGGCCCAGATGCTCCTTCGGAGTCACATAGCAGAGCATCGCCGCGCCATGCCATCCAATCATCGCCGCGCCAATCGCGGACGTGATGTGGTCGTATCCCGGAGCGATATCCGTCACCAGCGGCCCCAGCACATAGAACGGAGCGCCGTCGCAAAGCTCGACTTCCTTATCGACCTGCTCCTTGATCTTGTCCAGCGGCACATGCCCCGGCCCTTCGATCATCACCTGCACATCGCTCTTCCACGCCTGCCTCGTCAACTCGCCCAGCGTCTTCAACTCGGCGAACTGAGCCTCGTCGCTGGCATCTGCCACGCAACCCGGCCGCAGACCATCGCCCAGCGAGTAGCTCACGTCGTACTTCGCCATAATCTTCGTGATCCGGTCGAAGTTCTCATACAGGAAGTTCTGCTTGTGGTGCGCAGTCATCCACTGCGCCATAATCGCGCCGCCGCGGCTCACAATACCGGTGATGCGCTTGGCCACCAGCGGAACATACTGAATCAGCACACCGGCATGGATCGTGAAGTAGTCCACACCCTGCTGCGCCTGCTCCTCAATCACTTCGAGATACAGGTCGATATTCAGGTCTTCCAGCTTCTTCACACGCGAAAGCGCCTCATACAACGGCACCGTGCCAATCGGCACCGGTGAGTGCCGCAGAATCTGCTCGCGAATCATCGGGATATCGCCGCCGGTTGAAAGATCCATCACGGTATCGGCGCCAAAGTGCACGGCGGTATGCAGCTTCCGCAACTCTTCATCGACGTTCGACACCAGCGCCGAGTTGCCGATATTCGCATTGATCTTGCACAGCGACTCCACCCCAATCGCCATCGGCTCCAGCTCAACGTGGTTGATGTTGGCTGGAATAATCATCGTTCCTTTGGCAACCTCGCTCCGCACCAGCTCGGCCGCAATCTTCTCGCGCTGCGCGACATAGGCCATCTCTTCGGTAATGAGGCCTTTGCGCGCAAAGTGCATCTGCGACATGTTGGTGTCACCCGTACGCTC
This region of Edaphobacter dinghuensis genomic DNA includes:
- a CDS encoding FAD-dependent oxidoreductase; translated protein: MATYKIKLKRRSEVASGTMAFHFEKPEGFTFEPGQCGDFTLPNPPQNDSEGNKRSFSLASAPYEDDLIIATRMRNTAFKRSLKLIDLGTELDLEAPWGELTLHEDARIPAVFLTGGIGITPVRSIVLQATHDKLDHPLFAFYSNRTPNDAAFLDELAAAQKTNPNFTLIATMTEVENSHTKWDGETGYITEAMLKKYLPDLSHPIYYLSGPPEMVAAMQKLLKKSGVQEANIRAEEFSGY
- a CDS encoding DUF488 domain-containing protein; protein product: MLKLKRVYEAPAKEDGTRILVDRLWPRGLTKEKAKVDLWLKDVAPSTELRKWFAHDPAKWHEFQTRYKAELKNNPEQVALLKKEVAKGPATLLYGAKDEQHNEAIVLQQLLNK
- a CDS encoding acyl-CoA dehydrogenase, which gives rise to MFGLTDEQEQLRKEVRAFAEREIAPHVSEWDEKSLFPAEVVKKLGAMGLMGVIFPEALGGAGMGYVEYVLAVEELSRVDGSVGIIVASHNSLCTNHIMLAGNDEQRQRWVSKLASGEWLGAWGLTEPGSGSDAAGARTTAVKRGDKWVLNGSKTFITNGSYADCAVVLAVTDREQGTRGISAFVVEKGTKGFRAGKKENKLGLRASDTSELIFEECEIPGENLVGKLGEGFKDAMRVLDGGRISIAALSLGMARGALDAAMKYAQQRRQFGKAISEFQAIQFKLADMATQLDAAWLLTMRAAQMKDKGLRVTRESAMAKLFASEAACRICEEGVQIHGGYGFIKDYPAEKFYRDVKLCTIGEGTSEIQRMVIARELLGTAPSRG
- the thiC gene encoding phosphomethylpyrimidine synthase ThiC; amino-acid sequence: MNSNGNGQHLDGGAANGNGYKVPTGRAEWIVKRKAEAERTGDTNMSQMHFARKGLITEEMAYVAQREKIAAELVRSEVAKGTMIIPANINHVELEPMAIGVESLCKINANIGNSALVSNVDEELRKLHTAVHFGADTVMDLSTGGDIPMIREQILRHSPVPIGTVPLYEALSRVKKLEDLNIDLYLEVIEEQAQQGVDYFTIHAGVLIQYVPLVAKRITGIVSRGGAIMAQWMTAHHKQNFLYENFDRITKIMAKYDVSYSLGDGLRPGCVADASDEAQFAELKTLGELTRQAWKSDVQVMIEGPGHVPLDKIKEQVDKEVELCDGAPFYVLGPLVTDIAPGYDHITSAIGAAMIGWHGAAMLCYVTPKEHLGLPNEKDVKDGIIAYKIAAHAADIARHRPGARDRDDAISHARYTFDWDKQFALSLDPDTARGMHDETLPDDYYKEAAFCSMCGPKFCSMNWSSKVDKFNEEQHGLKKPDLTQIVTEQMALRG